cctatacttgactcaactgttgaGTGCTATCACATACcatatctccattcatgtgggagattgttaaatatgtgaatggagaagaggtggaagaagagagaagctccattgtgaataggACTTTAGTTCCATATTGGAAGCTTCAAGGcttattggttggtttatattgattcacatgtattgagaatgtgaacaaatgcatggagagagactctctctctctctcacgtaTGGGTGCACAGGGGGCTGCAAATTCAGGGCTCAGATTGCACTGAATCATGTTGACTCATGTGCGGGCAAGACTTGCGCCAGCCGAATAccggaccggtcggggcaaaatttgcccaagtggagcAACCAACGTTTTGCCACGTAAACCTTTTGCtgttgtgtaacggatgcattaagtttgagattaatgcagaatctaAATGTTtgagtaataatgagtgaaacagtAGACGTTTCACTGTTCGGcaagtaatggtcattaatcgaccattaacgttgtcgttgatctgagctcctatataaggaggttgcgatcACAAGCAGAGAACACACATGCAAGAAGCAAGCAGAAGCTCCCCGCCTCATTCCCCTCCTCTGTCATGCTACTCCTGCTCGGCAGAGTACCCGTGATAGGgatcgggtgccactcagttcgccatgaccactagtgcttggtgGGGATCATGGTCAaatcgttgtatcctgggaaacagatgacCCGAGTAAGCCTCAAAGCACAGCCAGAGGTGGAGCGAAtatatttcaaggaaactgtgacTCTCACAGGCCTCGGTCAGCTCGTCCGGTCAATCTCTCTGCTCTCTGCTTAGCCGACCTGCCCGCTCGGCCGATCCGCCCTCCGCTCAGCCGATCCACCCTCCGCTTGGTCGATCTGCCCTCTGCTTGGCCGACCTGCCCGCTCGGCCGATCCGCCCTCTGCTCGACCGATCCACCCTCCTCTTGGCCGATCTGCCCTCTGTGTGGTCGACTTGCCCGTTCGGTCGATCCGCCCTCCACTCAGCCGATCCGCCCTCCGCTTGGTCGATCTGCCCTCTTAGCCAACCCGCCCTCTCGGCCGATCCACCCACTCGACAACATAGATCTGTTGCTTGGCCGATTTGCCCTCTGCTTGGTCGAGCTACCCTCTCGGTCGATCCATCCGCTTGACAACACAGACTAGCGGCTCATCCGATCTTCTTGCTCGGCAATTCTTCGGCTCATAGCAGAAACCatcccctgctggcagcctgagattatccgttCAGGTCATCacgattgtaagttgaatttaattcagagcaatttaaattcagctaattccTTGTATATCTCCTGCAACAGATTGTTTGTATCTAACAAAATCCAAATGTTAGCATTGTGGAgtatttttacttcaagtttccTCTGCGcatcaagaagaagaagcgaaTGAAATTATTCACCCCTCTAATTCATATGTGTCCTAATAAAGTGGCTTGAGGTTGACTGAATATTAGATAGAAAAAAAGTCTAACAAGTATGGACAAATGACAAAAGACCACATGGATTGAGATTGATTAGATATTTACCAAAGGCGAAGTCTAACAAATACTAGCAGATATGAAAGTCCAACAGGTTTGATGGACGAGGAAGACCCGAAGGAAAGATCTCATAATAGATGAGGAGTCCtgataaattaaaatcaactagATACTTGGCATATAAGAAGTCTCAAAGGTAGAACTCTTTGCATGTGAATTGTGAGAGACTATAAAAGACCCATATTTTGGGCTTTGGATAGTTTTTTTAGGCTAAGGTTCAACCAAGAAATGaatttaacttaaactctttgtttAAATCACTAAAATCACGATCGATCCCAATCTCAAGGGCATGATTGTACGAACAGGATGATCCTTCCTGCATTGGAATTAGTATATTACGATTACGCCCTCGTTAACTTGCATCGATCATGGTTTTGACATTTAGAACGAGGTTAAGTTAGgatcatatttatatttaatgTGTATATGAAGTACTATGACATTTGGACGGTGATGGATGAGTAGTTCCACTGGGTAAGTAGAAAAAAGAGCTCGGTGCGGGTGCAGTGATAAAGTACAAAAATATGTTGATGATTGATTTCTAAACATGTATTGGTTGCGTTCTAAATTTATCcgataaataaattaaagaaaaagctATCTATCTCTTAAATTAGTCGGACAAAACTTgattatcaaaataaaaaagaaaagcttAATCAAGGTGAATTCTACTTTTGTTATATATAATCTAACTGTCTGAGCTGGAGCTCAATTATTAATCGTGTTAGCGGACGGCTTTCTTTTAACTCGTAGTAAATCCGAAAGCATAAACAAATCCATATCTAAAAATCAACTTTTCAAGGTGTTTCATTTCATAGGAGGAAAATATTTTGGACTGTCATTGAGATTAGAATCATTGGTGTTGAATGTTTTTACTACTGCGCCACGTCCGTCCGGGGAATTATCAGAACCAATCATTTGAGGTTTCAAGGTAATTTTTCTTGTCCGAACCCCAGAAGAGTGACTACAGTTCGCCCCAAACTTTTCACGAGAAAAATGATAGATGGCTGTCGGACCATTTTTTATCGCTAACAACACCGATAAGAATACAGAACTATAGATCCCTGCAGCTCAGCAGCAGATTATTTAATTAGAAGCATCCAATTCTCACATGGACTCTATCTAAATCTATGGCTCCAACATCTAAAAACAACAATAATCGAATTCGTTCAATTATTGCACGGCGAAGAAGGATCTGAGCTTTGAACAGGCCACTTTTTCATATACTGCGATTTACATTGATGTTTATTTTCTCCTCGGGCGAGACGCAAACTAAAGAAGCAAACAGGGAAATGGCTGAAATTTTAGCTTTACAATATTCCAATCCACGAAGGAGGGGCAGAAAGATGGAGTCTtttggttcttcttcttcttcctgcaaCCACAAACACATGGTTTCCATTAGCAGAAGAAATGGGGAGTGCTGTTCTTCTCTAGATAATTTCTTTGTCCGAAGCAAGATGAAATTTGTGTGGAAAGATGTGATCTTTGGAGAGAACGAAGAACGGGAAAAGATGTAATTTTATGGTTGATATTTCATCTGGAAGACCACAAACTCGTGAATGACAGGGAAAGAAACAACGCCTCGAATTGGGAGAAAAGttcagaaaagaaaaaaagaatcgATTTGGAAGCAGAGAGGATAGTGATGGGACGAGAAGGAATGGGAGTTTTGGGAGAGAAAACGACGAAAGAGAAGCAAAAAATTGAGAACAACAAAATGGCGCTacccgtcttcttcttcttcctaaaaTGGCAAGCTTTTGGAGGTGCAGTTGGCGGTGAGCGCGAGGAGACGGTCGGACGGCGCGAAATCTTGTGGAAGATTCGCCCTTCGCACGATCATTCGCATGTTGCTCTGCAGACTCTGCTGCACCAAGACCTTGACCGCTTTTTTCTCCTCGCTCATTCCCTCGTCGGTGTCCAGGTGGGCCGAGACAGCCGCGCACTGCGGCGCCGACACCGACGAGATGCAGGAGCTGCTGACTTCTTCCAACGCCCCCTTCCCTTTGTGGGCGGTCAGGATCTCCAGCAGCCGCGATGCGCGTTTCTGCGCGAGCGGGGTGCCCAAGAGGGTGAGCTCCAGGAGGGCGGATATGGCTCCGGCACCTATCATGGCGGCCCTGCTCACATGCCCTTTGTGCGCCATGACCATGAGCACGTAGGCAGCCTTTTCCTGGCACGCGGCGGCGTCGCTCCACCAGAGGACGTCGACGAGGACCGCAAACGCATCGTTGCAGTGGGCCACGGCTCGCCTCCCCTCACCGGAGAACACGAGGTTGGAGAGCACTGCGAGGGCGCGCTCGCTTACTTCCATGTCGCAGACCGAATCGAGGAGAGCGGGGACGAGACCGTCGTCGATGAGGAATGGTAGGTTGGCGGAGGCAAGGGAGAGGTTGAACAAGGCTCGGAGCGAATCTTGCTTCGCCGTCGAGCTGCTGTCGCGGCTTCGGACTGCGGATATCAAGAACGGGATCGCACCTAAGGCACCAATCAAAGGTTTGTTCGAATCCAACGCGCTGAGGCCGAGAAAATTGGCGACGATTGCTTCGGAGACCGCCTGGGAGGAACCAGAATCGATCAAGCTTAGCATCTTGTGAACAGCCCCTGCCTTCACGATCGCCGCCTTGTTCCTGAAATCGCAACAGCAAGTCAGAAATCCGATGTGATTATGTGAAGGACGGCCTTGACTCACAGCTCGTTTCCGATGCCGAGATTGAGAAGAGCGTAGAGGGCATCGATTAGCGCGTTGGAATCGTCGGAGTCGAGCAACGCGACCAGAGGCGGAATGACCCCCAGCATCGCGAGCGTCTCCCTGGCCTCAGGTTCATCCTTCGCGAGCCTCCGCGCCTCCGCCGCTGCCTCACCCCTCCCATCTCCGCCGGCATTTCTTCCGTCTAGCTGTAGCCGGGCCACCACGCCCTGAAGCTCCTCGAAAGCTTCGATCTTGAGC
The genomic region above belongs to Zingiber officinale cultivar Zhangliang chromosome 11A, Zo_v1.1, whole genome shotgun sequence and contains:
- the LOC122032374 gene encoding U-box domain-containing protein 4-like yields the protein MAKCSQPAGFRLWPSSFSPALLPRRLLEAVTCGASRAREDHNGSLALRPFPGRPGRLIELLQEDASESSSDEAADAEAQLKIEAFEELQGVVARLQLDGRNAGGDGRGEAAAEARRLAKDEPEARETLAMLGVIPPLVALLDSDDSNALIDALYALLNLGIGNELNKAAIVKAGAVHKMLSLIDSGSSQAVSEAIVANFLGLSALDSNKPLIGALGAIPFLISAVRSRDSSSTAKQDSLRALFNLSLASANLPFLIDDGLVPALLDSVCDMEVSERALAVLSNLVFSGEGRRAVAHCNDAFAVLVDVLWWSDAAACQEKAAYVLMVMAHKGHVSRAAMIGAGAISALLELTLLGTPLAQKRASRLLEILTAHKGKGALEEVSSSCISSVSAPQCAAVSAHLDTDEGMSEEKKAVKVLVQQSLQSNMRMIVRRANLPQDFAPSDRLLALTANCTSKSLPF